From one Onychomys torridus chromosome 12, mOncTor1.1, whole genome shotgun sequence genomic stretch:
- the LOC118594285 gene encoding olfactory receptor 5K3-like: MTENNYSLTTEFILMGFSDHPDLQILLFLVFFTIYLVTMVGNLGLVALIYMERRLHTPMYIFLGNLALMDSCCSCAITPKMLENFFSVDRKISLYECMAQFYFLCLAETADCFLLAAMAYDRYVAICNPLQYHTMMSKKLCLQMTTGAYIAGNLHSMIHIGFMFRLTFCRSHMIKHFFCDVLPLYRLSCVDPYLNELMILIFSGSVQVFSITIVLISYFYILFTIFTMKSKEGRSKALSTCASHFLSVSIFYGSLLYMYIRPSSFNKGDEDIPVAIFYTLVIPLLNPFIYSLRNKEVINVIKRTMKKR, translated from the coding sequence ATGACTGAGAACAACTACTCCTTGACCACAGAGTTCATCCTCATGGGATTCTCAGATCACCCAGACCTGCAGATCCTTCTATTCCTGGTGTTCTTTACCATCTATCTGGTGACCATGGTGGGAAATCTTGGGCTGGTTGCCTTGATCTACATGGAACGCCGTCttcacacacccatgtacatCTTTCTGGGCAACCTGGCTCTCATGGATTCCTGCTGCTCCTGCGCCATCACTCCCAAGATGCTAGAGAACTTCTTTTCTGTGGACAGAAAGATTTCTCTCTATGAATGCATGGCACAGTTCTATTTTCTCTGTCTGGCTGAAACTGCAGACTGCTTCCTTCTGGCAgcaatggcctatgaccgctatgtggccatatGCAACCCACTGCAGTACCACACCATGATGTCCAAGAAGCTCTGCCTTCAGATGACCACAGGAGCGTACATAGCAGGAAACCTACATTCCATGATTCACATAGGGTTCATGTTCAGGTTAACTTTCTGTAGATCCCATATGATCAAACACTTCTTTTGTGATGTCCTTCCATTGTATAGACTCTCGTGTGTTGACCCCTATCTCAATGAATTGATGATTCTCATCTTTTCGGGATCAGTTCAAGTCTTTTCCATTACTATAGTCCTGATATCTTATTTCTATATCCTCTTTACTATATTCACAATGAAGTCCaaagaaggaagaagcaaagccttATCAACTTGTGCTTCTCACTTTCTGTCTGTGTCCATTTTCTATGGTTCTCTTCTCTACATGTATATTCGACCAAGTTCATTTAATAAGGGAGATGAAGACATACCTGTTGCTATTTTTTATACTCTAGTAATTCCTTTATTAAACCCTTTTATTTATAGTCTGAGAAATAAGGAAGTAATAAATGTGATTAAAAGAACCATGAAGAAGAGATGA